In the genome of Puntigrus tetrazona isolate hp1 chromosome 8, ASM1883169v1, whole genome shotgun sequence, the window aaaatgcaatttattcctacGATGCaatgttgaattttcagcatcatcaatCTCACacgatcctccagaaatcattctaatacgctgatttgcttCTTAAAAACATCTCTTATTATCATCAACGTTGAAAAAAAGTTATGCAGCTTCATATTTTTACGCAACttatttttgacagttttttttaggattctccGATGAACAGAAACTTTAAAACAACagcgtttattttaaatagaaaaacataattataaaatcGTGATCAATTAAATGCCTTGCGGAAGCATTCATCTctctcaaaaaaacaacagtgaaTGCCTCACACACGTTCTTGCTCTTTATCTGAAACGGTGTTGAGTGTCAGTAAAAGCGAGTGCTCTGTCAGTCACAGATAAAAGCTCGTCTGATAGGCTCTCTCTGGACGCAGTGATACGGCTGTGAGCCGTTTGAGCTTTGCTTTGTATTTGCTTTCGTCTCAGAATGAAACGCTTTGGTCATTCCCGGGACGAGCCCGTCTTCTCACCTGTCATCGCCCCTCCAGCAGCACTCAAACTTATCAAAGATGCAGTCGTTCTCGTAGAGAGAGCACAGCTTACTCCTGAGATAACCATGAACCTGGAGAGAGACCAAACACCAACGTTTCAGAGTGGATTATGAGTAATCAAAGCCATAAAATTAATGTCAAAAAGCTCTCTGGCCACGTTTTATTCGCTAAGTCGACAAGCAAAATgtatattgaatttttttaattgtaaatgttgcacttttttttttgtttaattttattcattacgTTTCAGAAGTTATTCCTGCCTCAGAATTTTATTACACCGCCTTTTTTAGGTAACATAGGCTAAACATACTTGTGTTTGATGCTGCCTGTGATTATCGCTAATCGTAAGTTCTTACTAACACAGGATCATTTCGATAGAAAATTAGGGAAATATGTCTCAGCTTCAATTTTAGCATTGTGACTATTAACATAATGAGTAATTATTTATGAATCCAATGTGAAAAAAGCACCGTAATTAACTTTATAATTAAGTATGATGACGGTAAATGCAATGCATCAACTTTTCAACTTCCAATCAAATTCTGACGTCTTTTTCTACAGAAATTaggtagaaaaaaaagaaaatatataataaatatattattattccattattattatttattatcatattattattattatttttacattgcatgGGATCATGgctattctatatatatatatatatatatatatatatatatatatatatatatatatatatatatatatatatatatatatatatatatatatatatatatatatataaaaatggaatAACTGTGTTCCCATGcaacgtaaaataaaaaaaatgacgatttaaaaaaaattcctgacGCCACCATGTGGTCAATTCTAGtaaattattattctgtttataTTCTGTCCTTCCTTTCTGATGAAAAAGAAGAAGCCTGGTTCTGTTTTTCCTCACAAGTAATGGAGACTAGATCATTCAAGGTTTCCTAAAAGCAGTTCATAAAACAGCCCAGATTGAAGATGTTACTCATCGATTCCGGAAAGTTTATCAGCAGGATTCAAAAATGAATCAACTCTGGATCAAcccatttaattacaaaaacttaTGCTACTTCCAAAGCAGTTATTATAAGCTTAAAAGCCTCGGTCCAGATTAACCGTAATTGCAAGGATATTCATCGTTTCTCCTTTTGCGTCCCAGAAGTCAATCACACAAATTAGAACAACAATGAGGCCAAGCGATTTATGACAACTTTAATTTGTAGGTGAACTAATCCTTCGAAATGATTAGCTTTGGCACACCAACTCTATAAGGATTACTATTTTctgaagagacagaaacagcaCCTGGTAGGTTTCCACCGGTTGACTCTCCATGTGCAGGTCCCAGATCTTGAGGGTCAGATAATCTCTGGTCATCATGTATCGGCCGCTGTGACTGAACTTGACGTCCGAGATGGATGAGATGATTTCCGAGAAGAAGGAGCGCGTGCTGGGATCCTCGGGTTCCTCGAACACTGCACGGAGACAAACGGGTTACGCGACAGCGGAGAGATTTCCCCGACCAATCAAAAAAGCTGAATTCTGGCAGACGTACGTTTCGAGTGCTGATCGCACAGAGCGGACGCCCTCATGTCGCACAGGCGCACGGAGCCCTTGCTGCTGCCGTACACGAACGTGTTGCACTGGAGCGGGTGGAACTCGGAGGCCGTGATCACCTCCGTCAGCTCCTCCATGTTGGTCGGCTTGATGTCAACAATGTCTGAGTCGGCGGTTAAGGGAAAGCTTACGCTTAATATGAGGAAAACGCATAAAAAGcgattaaaaaaacttttttttctctataaaccatgcaaatgttttaatataattacaaaagtTTAGTCTAGGTACGATTTTTGAACGGACATTAATAGTTGCACGCATTAAATGGATCGaaagtgtcagtaaagacatttaaatttctatttcaaataaaatgctgtttttttttaaaccatctaATCATTAAAGAATccataaaaatgctgaaatctTTTCCATAAGctgcatttttattcacttaaacgtttatttttacttaaaaaaacctttaaactctgtttataatacatttagtttaaaattagtGCAGCTAGaatttatttagtcaaaaaaaaatacatatattttgtcattcttGTTCTGAATgccattcaatttaaatatgattaataaacgcaccactttttttaattttacactgCTGTGATTTGATGACTCAAATTcgaatattcaataaaaaaaaaaaactcaattgaCTGCGCATTTCATGGACAAATACGCATGAAACGCAATATAAGATACGCATGATATATTAAACCCATTTACAAATCATCATTAAGCATAATTGTGAATAAACAAATACTATGATTCAATAAAATCGATTTATGAGGTTTACTATAGGTGTgctttttaaatagatttaacatgcaataaaacatgCTATAAAATACATGCAGATAGATTTAGACctcataacatttaattaataattaagcaaGCGTGACTTATTTCACTGAAAATATTAACGATTTCAGAAGAATCATGTGACGGTGAAGGCCGGCTAAAACCAACAATTTTAGCACATATTCAATTTAGACGCATGCGTTGCGATTCTCGCCAAAGCGGCGGAAGAAGAACATTTCAGCCGTGTTAATTTCTATGGAGACTGAAGACTGCGTTCTGAAGACGAGCGAAGTTCTTCCGGGTTTGGAGCGAAATGCATTCACGATGTTGCGAATTCGCGAGCAAAATCTTCCTGATTTGGTGGTGCATGAACGAATAAAATGATGCACGAACAGGATACTGAAGCTTCGGTCGGTGAAGTCCAGGTGCCACAGATTGATCCGGAGGTCATCAGCGGACAGGTACGTCTCGTTGTCGCTGTTGACGGAGATGGAGTTGATGTGGTAGGTGTGAGCGTTGGCGTAAACCCGCCGCGGACTCGCCTCCACCATCAGATCCATCGGCTGGAACACCGGAACCTGCGCGGAGCAAAGCCTGTTACTCTTGTGGACTTGGTAACGCATTAACACGATCCACAGCGTGTGTGTATCTGAGTGTGTTCACACCCGTAGTGTTGTGAGGGACGACGGATGCCTGAAGCGGCCGTCCTCTTCTTTGAGGTTATATCCCTCCGGTCTCTTGTCTCGTTCACTGATTTTCCAGAGCTTGATGGTTTTATCTGCATGCGAGGAAACAACGGAGCATTGAGCAATTTACATATTTGATAACAGAGCATCCCACACATATGAAGGTGATAATGTGTCTGCATCTGCACCGGTGCTGTTATTATTGGAAATCGATTTTGATAACATcgtactaaaaaaaaagaagtacattttaaaatgtttccttgggaattaaattgaaatatactatataaatataataaaatataattatataatatattaatgcaaaaaaaaatatatatattaagactactttaatatgtgaaaattcaaatgaattcaaatattaatattataagtattaatattatatttaaaataaatataaataagtaaaatattaatattttaagtaatattaaaataaaagatcttGCGCATTTAATCTATTAGCTCACCGTTTGTGGACAACAGGAAGTGTGCAGCATTTTTCTGAGGAAGCCAGCGGATCTTGTTGATCTTTTCCTCGATTTCCAGGCTCTTCAGATAGTCGAACTCCGGCTCGTGACTCTGGAACGTGCTGTAGACGTTATATTCGGCGCGGCACTGCGGCAAGTTCTTGCTCTGATAGGACAGAGAGATGTCACATGACCTTTTAATCGTCCTGTATCACATTGgtgatgaaaaaactaaaaacaaaaaaacaactgcaaaaaataaaacagttattttttacATCAACTGAAACCTAAAATGTTAGATGacaaacttaaatgaaaattttaaatgtagccCTGGCAGTTAGAAACAAGTTGAAACTTTTAGAAGGcatagtaaaattaaaaaaaaaatacaaaaattaatactactactactactactaaataataaataataataataaataaatatacatatatacatatacatatatatatatatatatatatatatatatatatatatatacatatatatatatatatatatatatatatttattttttttattctaaaacagCATTGCAATGTGTATTATTAAAGAAACAGTCTATCTACAAAGCTCTTAAATTTCCATATTTAAATCCAATGTCACACAAGATGCATGAGAACTAATAATGGTGCGTCTTGATAAacgaaatgtattatttttattatttatccatccatccatttataaAATCGCATTAGTTATTTGTAGGTTTTTACTGATTTCCACAATTACTGAAGGCAATAAAACTCCCCATTTTCCAATTCCCTGAACGTCTCCATGATTTTAAGAACCTTGATGGAAGCACGTCTGTTCTGTAAAATCATAAACTCAAGGAGCATCCCGCTCAAAAATGCATATTCTAACCGGTCATGATGTAATGGACCACAATACGTGTGACATCCAATAGCGTTTTTCAGACTATTGGACAGCTCGTTGACACTCCTCCCTTTAATCGTTGAGCGTAACGGACCTCGTCCCATCTCACCTCTTGCTCTTGCTGGAAGATCACTATTCTTCCGCCTCGATCTCCTGTGGCCAAAAGCTCCCCGGAATGATTGAACTCCACCGCGGAGATGATGTCAGCTGCGACGCACACaataatgaattattgaaaAGAGCAACTATGAGAGCATATTGTTTCTCTGAATGTTTCTAAGAAGATAAGCGACCGCTTGTGTTTGAGGGCGTGTGGGCGGGAACATGCGGAGCCTGGCATTAAAAGCATCTCGGGCATCTGCACACACAGTACCGTCCAACAACCCCCTCCATCCCTGCCTTCCCTAACAATAacaagctctctctctttctgtctgtccaaTTATTGTGACGGGCGGCAGCGTGGTGCTGGGCCGTGCCACGTTCTGACTCAAGCCAGAGAACGAAtcctttatgcttaaaacaCACGAGCAACTTCAACTcgtatgtaaaaaaataaacaaacatatccGGACAGCTGAAACGCCACTTATCGTTATAAATGTCATTGCACGATCGTTCTAATCCGTCTGTATTACGCTCTAAATTAACTGACCTCTCAGAATGGCGAGTGATAAAACGAGaaattttctttgtgtttccaCGGCGATGATGCACCTGATGGAAGCGCGTTTGCACGCTCACGGATTCATAAACTGGCGTGAACGCATACATCAACAATCGAAAAAAGGTGAAACGTGGCCACCAACAACGTTGGCGACGTCTCGCAGCTCTCGAAAATCATGCTAAAAGTGACAGAAAGGAAGATCGCACAAGTTTTGAAGATCTCAATTTATTACGGCTTGATAGTGGCAACTAGGACATTTTGtagagaaatataatataaataaaagaaaaactttgcAAGTCTTGCGTAGTTATCGAAAGCGATAAGGTCGAATTTTTAAAGCTCTGAAGATCCTATAGCAACTTATTATGGTCTTACAgtagtctcacacacacacacacacatatacacacacacacacacacacacacacatacacacacacatacacatatatacacacacacacatacatatacatacacacacacacacacacacacacacacatacaaacacacacacatatatatatatatatatatatatatatatatatatatatatatatatatatacatatatatacacacacacacacacacacacatatatacacatatatatatatatatatatatatatacacacacacacacacacatatacacacatatgaatTACCTAAATATAAATTACTACATAACATTAATGCAAGAATAAAACCTAATGCAACAAGTCTACAATGGCCTTAAGATAGACTAGAGAAGCTTTGATCGTGTGATGTTAGAGCAGTATCTGTGGTGTGTGTCTTACCTTCGGCTACATCATCATCCACGGCTCCTTTGACCTGGGACAGACACCAGCGGCTCTGGCCGTCTCCATCTCCTGGAACCGAAGACAAATTCAGACCGTACGTCCAACACGAAGACCACATTAAAAAAGCACTATCTGCGCACAACACTACAAACGTGCCCTAAACCACCGCACTCGCGAAGGACTGGAGGCTCACGGAGCACGGGTCTCTagggggaaaaaagacaaaaaccttcacgaaaaacaaacattttcggTAAGTTCGCATGGGTTTGAGGGAGAGCAGCCGAGCAGGACTGTGTCCGGCAGTCTGTGCCACACATCTGACCACAGCGGCATCAAACATCTGCTGATCTACACATGCATCATAACACAGAGGTGGGACCGCGTTTCCGATTCAACATCTTGTGCAATTCAGGGCAAATTCAAATCAAACGCAACACACGCGAATTAAAAGATCCGCAGAGCGCTAAACGCTGTCCAAACAGCGTTATTTGAAATCAACGTAACGCACGGCGAAACATTACACGACTGCGTGAGTTATATTAAACGATATTAGCGAAATTAAACTTGCATATACCGTCCATGCTGGGCTGGATCTGATTCAGTCCTGGGCCTTATTTTTCGATGTTGGTTTCGAGCGTCGTTTCCTCTAACTCTGTTATttcataaagatattttaatgagaCACGGTTCGTTTTCTTAACAAAGCGCTGGAATACGGTTTGATTTCATAATTCCCTCCGAACAGAAGCGTGTTTAGCttttctatcattctatcatcACACGCGCTGAACGTGCGTGCTCCGCTGACGTCACAACTCACGCACGACGCCAGACAGCGGCCACGCGCGGTCACGTACGAAATCactactgcttttttttttttggatgaaatcgTGACGACAGATTGTAGTCCAAAACGGAAGGTTACTTGGATTTTTTTATGCCCTCAATAACTCACAAAAATTACtcgaatattttttttgtgcccTTTGATGCCAGTTGCATCTTCTTTTAAGAAGTGAGAGTTTTGGCGGGACATCAGTTAAGCCACTGggttaaattacaataaacacaaatataatgtattacggtaataaaaatgatatttaattagtatattataaataatattgtttatatatacatatgtgtgtgtgtgtatatatatatatatatatatatatatatatatatatatatatatatatatatatatatatatatatatatatatatatatatatatatatatatatatatacatatacatatacatacatacacacacacatatatatatatatatatatatatatatatatatatatatatatatatatatatatatatatatatatatatatatatatatatatatatatatatatatatatatatatatatatatatatatatatatatatatatatatatatatatatacacacatgtatatgtgtatatatatatatatatatatatatatatgtgtatagatatatatatatatatatatatatatatatatatatatacatatatatatatatatatatagatatatatatatatatatatatatatatatatatatatatatatatatatatatatatatatatatatatatatatatatatacatatatacatatatatatacatatacatatatacatatacatatacatatatacatatatatatatatatatatatatatatatatatatatatatatatatatatatatacatatatatatatatatatatatatatatatatatat includes:
- the ppp2r2aa gene encoding serine/threonine-protein phosphatase 2A 55 kDa regulatory subunit B alpha isoform, encoding MDGDGDGQSRWCLSQVKGAVDDDVAEADIISAVEFNHSGELLATGDRGGRIVIFQQEQESKNLPQCRAEYNVYSTFQSHEPEFDYLKSLEIEEKINKIRWLPQKNAAHFLLSTNDKTIKLWKISERDKRPEGYNLKEEDGRFRHPSSLTTLRVPVFQPMDLMVEASPRRVYANAHTYHINSISVNSDNETYLSADDLRINLWHLDFTDRSFNIVDIKPTNMEELTEVITASEFHPLQCNTFVYGSSKGSVRLCDMRASALCDQHSKLFEEPEDPSTRSFFSEIISSISDVKFSHSGRYMMTRDYLTLKIWDLHMESQPVETYQVHGYLRSKLCSLYENDCIFDKFECCWRGDDSEVMTGSYNNFFRMFDRDAQRDVTLEASWENGSPGCPLKTWRVCAGSRRKRNEIGVDCLDFSRKILYTSWHPQDNIVALATVNNLYIFQEKPN